A window of Ovis canadensis isolate MfBH-ARS-UI-01 breed Bighorn chromosome X, ARS-UI_OviCan_v2, whole genome shotgun sequence contains these coding sequences:
- the RPA4 gene encoding LOW QUALITY PROTEIN: replication protein A 30 kDa subunit (The sequence of the model RefSeq protein was modified relative to this genomic sequence to represent the inferred CDS: inserted 3 bases in 3 codons; deleted 1 base in 1 codon; substituted 2 bases at 2 genomic stop codons), giving the protein MSKNGFGSYGSISAPGXASGSSDPLSQGRVALATKSMGSRAQIQAIVPCVNQLLTSTLVDNIFKTRGIKISQVSVVGIIRQAEKTASYXHKICDRTIKPIEVCQWVGRDKAKQEVTLLPVGVYAKVFGILECSVEVKSLEMLKIHVLQDKNEYSTHIIXKRSRYMMLDNTXQNGPVDPSERGEAQKHGEHHPSFVQNEVLHLIRERPPXEGKSIPELQTKLCDLSIWTVKQAINYLTVEGHIYPTVDEEHFKSAD; this is encoded by the exons ATGAGTAAGAATGGGTTTGGGAGCTATGGCAGCATTTCTGCCCCAG AGGCCAGCGGAAGCAGTGACCCACTGTCTCAGGGCAGGGTAGCTCTTGCTACTAAGTCCATGGGATCCAGGGCCCAAATCCAGGCTATTGTTCCTTGTGTAAACCAACTGCTCACCTCCACTCTGGTTGATAACATCTTCAAGACTAGAGGAATCAAGATTTCCCAAGTTTCTGTTGTGGGAATaataaggcaggcagagaagactGCAAGTT TTCACAAGATTTGCGATAGGACCATTAAACCTATTGAGGTCTGCCAGTGGGTTGGCAGAGATAAAGCAAAGCAGGAGGTGACTCTGCTTCCAGTGGGAGTATATGCCAAAGTGTTTGGTATCCTCGAATGTTCTGTGGAGGTGAAGAGCCTTGAGATGTTGAAAATCCATGTCCTCCAGGACAAGAATGAGTACAGCACACACATAATCTAGAAACGGTCAAGGTACATGATGCTGGATAACA GGCAAAATGGCCCTGTTGATCCATCAGAAAGGGGTGAGGCCCAGAAGCACGGCGAGCACCACCCCAGTTTCGTCCAGAATGAGGTGCTGCATTTGATTCGTGAGCGTCCTCCATAGGAAGGCAAGAGCATTCCTGAGCTCCAGACCAAGCTTTGTGACCTGAGCATCTGGACCGTCAAGCAAGCCATTAATTATCTGACCGTGGAGGGCCACATCTAC CCCACTGTGGATGAAGAGCATTTCAAATCTGCTGATTGA